Genomic segment of Pochonia chlamydosporia 170 chromosome 1, whole genome shotgun sequence:
AGAAAAACACCTGTGCCTTGGAATTGTTCTTTGTTTTCTCAGACCAGACTATCATTCCGTTTAGGAAAACTGTCTCTGTCTTGTATTCTCTCTtcccttttccttttttccgTCAGTCTATCTAGTTGTGAATGGATTGATAAACCGTAGACCTTGGAACACTTAGATGAGGCCTCCGCGTCGGCTATTTTGTGTATTGAAGTACCAAAGAAAGACGTGTATTAGACTTGGTCGCGTGGTGTGCGAGTGCCGTGCGACCGTTGATGTATTATGAGAAATATAATTATAATGTACTAGCTTTGCTGTATGTGATGCGTTGTGATGCTTTGAGTTTTATACGTGTTGCTTAGGGTGCgtatacctacctaggtactaggtatAAAAGCAGGTACCTACTTGATTTATCTGGAACAAGTGTCGATCTTTGAACATATGTcatattttcttcattctgTGCTCTGACATGTCTTGAATCTGCATACGGTTCCTATGCCGCTGCCTACCAGTATAGCTTTAGGGTCATCTACCTGAAATAAAAGACAATTCCGCTCCTCACGGTTCTTCAGCCAATCTCAAAGGTAAAAATTCTCGCTTTTTATGATGAACTCTCTTTCGTGGGGTTTACCAAATCAAAACAAACGCCAGCTTTCATGATGATCTCTCTTACCAATTCACATGTGTAATTCGTGTACTTCATAATTCATCCCACACCTATGTATGGGCTTCCAACACCCATGCTTGGCGTCAACTCGCCCCATCCTATATGGATGGTCTTCAAATCCTCGGGTATTTTCCATCCGTGGCTATTCGCTGCTCGAGCATAGGCATCTATAGCCTCCCCAATGCCATACTCTGTCATGTTGCCGCAATTCCTGTCTAATTTCGCTGGACGTTCGGTGTCACAGAGACCCAGGCGAATTTGGAGCAAAACACTCTCTATACTCAGGGCAGGTGACCACCCGGAGTTGGTCAGCATCTCAGAGCAAATCGCTCCTCCGGCAGTGACGTACCCGCCACCTCCCTCTAGAAAGGGCAGGAAACGAGGGCGGATAATCCGCGCAAATGGTGGACTCATTGGGAAATTGCTACCGAAGCGAAGCTCCAGTACAATGCTGTCAATTCCTCTCGATTTCATGTCTGCGGCAAGAGGCAGGGTCGAGTCGAACGAGTGAAATTGGACAATCCACTGAAAGAGGTTGTCAATAACTGATGTATCAACATACCAGCCCAATGACGCGGCCTCATTCCGTTCTTGAATGCTGTGAATTTGTTTCAATTCTCTGTTAAGGGTCCGAAGGGCCATTGGAGACGACACTGCCCAGCTGGGAGGTGGGAGCCTGGGTAGGGTTGTATAGTCCAAGGTGCCTGGTTGGAATTTTGACTTGTCTGAGGTAACGGCAAGCACATTTGTGGTATTGGAGTCGTCGATTCCGGTATCAGCGCTCAGTTTTGGACTTTTGTAGGGTGGAGCTGACGATTCTGGGTCTTGCCAGCTCGTCTTTCGCGATATGCTTCGTTCGCGCTTCTCACCCTTGGCTGGCGTGTCTGTCCTTACAGCTTCCAGCAGAATGTTTAGATCATCGCCACTGGCCCTTCTTTCCCATTCGTTGGCCTCATCTTCTATGGCAGTTGTAATGGAATCCATCTCGGCATTGCTCATGGTCAATGTCGCACCCAACGCTTCTTGCCTTCTGGCCATGGAAATAGCACTCATTGGAATCTGCATCGGTGGTGACCCCGTCTTCGATCGAATCGGATGCTTGGGGTCCTGCTCGAGGTATCCGGGGCATCGTGGGCCAGACGGCGCGAAAAGAGGACTTTTGAGTGCATCGGGGGTCGGGTTCACTAGCACCAGGAGGTACCGACACTGTATCCAGTCCGTTTTATCTACAACAAAGCAAGTACTGCTGCATACAAAATCCTCTGGTTTGTTGACAATCTCGCAGATACTCATGGCAGAGGCTATTCGCATCTCTGAGCTTCTCCACACTGGTGAATATGGCTGTCGGTCAGTGAAGTACATGGTTAGCCAATATATTGCACACGAACATCAGAACAGTAGGAGAGGGCGTCTCGGGAAGTTTGACAAAGAAGGCTAGACTTACTGTTTTAGGACCTGAATTGGAAGCTCCAGTATACCCCATACTCACACTCTGATCACTGCTGAAATACACCCCATTTCCGCAAGCCCTCCCGTGCCGCGTGTCCTGGAAATCGAGTCCTGTGCGGATGATGCTATGCCAGTTGCCAAGGGGGCTTCCATGCCAAACGAAGAGACTCGGTGGTTTTTCTGGGGAAGTAGCTTTGCTCTTCAACTCTCGTAGGATTTTGAGAAACGTAAATTCTTTCTCGGGTGATCCTTGCGCAAACCGGAACTGCACCCAACCGTCATCGAGGGGACGAATCATGTTCGAAGTCAATGCAGTGTCAGGAGATGTCGGTTTAATTTCGCAGCAGCCGTCAGGCTGAGGGTTGCCGGACGTAACGGGACTGTCCTGCACAATGTAAGAGGTGTTTGAAGCGACAATCCAGCGTATCAACGACAGCGCAGAGCGATTCATTCGTTTCCAAGAGGAGAGCAAACGTCCCGGTTCTGCCAGTAAGAAGTCTCTCATTTCCAGCACAGTTGGCATGCCATCAagcaatgtcgtcaacgcGAGGGCTCGCTGGTCGCCGTCAAGATCGTCAGGATCATGCTCGTAGGGAAATATAAACCCCGGCCGTCGGGTTTCGTCAGAATTGTTTACGCTCCTTTTCAATGCCTGTGCCGCGATCTCGCTTTCCGCCATGTCTATTTCAGCGACTACTTCTCCCTTCTCTGTCGGCTCCTTGACCACGTTTATGCTTTCGAACGAGAAGCGACAGCCGTCCTCTAGAACTGCTGAAACACGGCAGATGCGTTTTTCGACGTCTATACACTTATTAGCGGATttcaagcatcaatcatTGGCTCCATTGGAAGCTAAAGACTCTTGGTTCCCCAGGTCTAAGATAGCCTGCGTGGAATAAGGGAAGTTGTCTGACTTACATCCCATGTTTTTTATGAACATTACAAACCAGTCACCATCTCTGATTCTCTTGCGTACATCAACATGTTCCGGCTCATTTCTAGCTTGTCGGATCCAGAATTCTTCAGATTGAAGATTTGTCTCGATCTCAAGATGAGGCACCATGTGCTGCACAACGGGCACTTTCAGGGCTAACCCACGAGGAAATGCTCGGGTGCTTTGCTGGCTCTCACCAGCATAAAAGAAGCTGATGAGAAGATCAACGACATATGGGTTGCTGATGACCTcgtgttcaatgtttgggCCTAATCCCAAAGATAGATATTGGAACAAGCAAAGGTCCTTGGAACAGACATAGGGTTTGAGAGTCTCAAATTCATTGTCGAGTTTCAGGTGACACACCATACAATATTCCGTACATTTGCAAAAGTGCCGAAGTGCAAATTGCATTGCAACGAGCGGGAAACTTACATTGGCTTCATCGCCCAGTGCAAAATCGTGTTGAAGGCTCGACGGAACGTGTGTGGAGATGGGAACTTCGTGCCTGGCTGACTTGTTTGTGTGTTCCACTGCTATCTGTGACGCAACTCGTCCGGTAAAATCGTTAAATATGCCCTGTGCGTCATCCCATGTGAATCCATGTTCCCTTCGTAGCTTTAGCAGAGTAGTGAATGAATTTTTGAGGAGAATATCGATTGAGTTGGACATATAAACTTGGGCGAAGCGGCTGGGTGTGGATTGCGAGGTACTAGAGCCCTCCTTGGCTTGTGGACTATAACCAAATGCCAATCTCATAGACTCCATCGATGGCTTGGCCAGTTCGCATTTTCCAAACCGAAGGTGTAGGCAAGTCTCCAACGCTGGTGCCGAAAGCAATGTGTCCAAGTTCGGATACACCGTCAAGATCCGAACCAGCAATACGATGTAATCTGTTGGCTTAACATCCCACGCGCTCATCGCCTCCGAAGGAATGGCCAGGCTGGAAACTCTGATGGATATCGATATTGCCTCTAACAGACAGTTAGGGCTATTTGGGAATAGTCCAACCGTGAATCCAACTTTTTGGGCCAATCTCAAGTCTTTGTAGAGTCGGCGAAGTTCTTCAGCACTGTGAAAATAACCCAGTGGTTCTGTGAAGGCGTCGTCGCCTGAACTCTCTTCGGCACTTTCAAGGATTTGAAAATTATCGACTTCACTAGAGGCGGAATATTCGTCATCGTAGACATCGTCCAGCAAGCCCTCACTGTCAGAGCTGTCAGAATGCATGTCGGTAAAGCTGGCTGTTAACCTAGCCGACAGGGTTTCAATGACGTCTTGGAGCGTCGATCCTTTGGTACTGGAAGCGATGCGTTCGAGAAGGGAGACGATGTTAGGCTTGCAAGTTTCTGACGAGGTAAATATCATGAAGCTTGAACCTTGTGGGTATGAAGTCAAATCTGGAGAATAGTGAGCGTCAAGAAGTTGGTTTGGCATTTGGACCAGGAAATGCTATGGTGGAATGATGGAGCCAGGGACGCACCTGTGGAAAGAACCTGTATCTCCAATGCTTCATCCAGCAAGTCGTTGGAGTATAGGAGTGACACTTCGCCATCGGAATCACCTCTTCGGATTCTCGAAATGTTGGTGTGCTGCGATTCTCTGGCTTTGGCCAGATCTGCCAAAAAGGCTCTTACACCAGAGCTCATTTCGCCCAAGATCAAGACGACCAATATAAGCAGGCAGAGATCTATGCAGCAACATAAAGGTAAATGCAGGATAAAGAGACGGAAGCGGTACCAAGGCTGGCTGAACGGATGGTCTTGATCAAATACAAATCGAGGTCCTGTGGCCGTTATTTTTCATTGCAGGCTGAACAAAGCTCGGAACAGAACAAAGTAAATTCTGGCAAGGAATACTCGGTGGCCGACTAGTGTCGTACACTCCAGATGGATGTCAGTGAATGTGTCTGGTTTTTGCGACCCAAGCTGtgactactccgtacctgAGAGGACGGTGAATGTCCTATATAAAGTGGACAGGTTGGACATGTGCTGATCAAATTGATGTGTCGGCATTTAGCCGAGCGCTAGTAGCGATGAAAGATGATGACCAAAAAGACTGGTCAGAAGGGATGGTTCGTGGCAGAAAAGTAAATGGCGAAAGTACGAAggtttaaaaaaaaaaaaaaaaaaaaaagaggtaACCTTTAGCAGGTACGCATCGGTTGGTAGACGGACTCTGCTCCCTGAGAACCAGACGAGACTTGGCCTCGCCTAAGGAACTCGGGTTTTgtgaaatgtctggtctggtctagtctGAGTGCTCTGGCACTTGACTGCTTGGCCAACAATGTTGAAGTCGTCAAGTCTGACTGGGTTGATTGaggttgatggagatggagatggagcacttgagctgTCAGGCAGCAGCGGAGTCTCTGTGCTGTCAACGTTAGAAATAATTTGTGCTTGGATTTGTGCTTTCGCCTCGACTGCTGACGATATCGGGCTACCTATATGTGTTGGCTCTTTGCACTCTTCGTACCAACTACAATTCTTCGTTTGGATCTTGGTATTTACGGGTCAACGTTTGATCGATGGCTCTTGCGTACGCAGAAGATGCAGCAAATGTCGGCGGCCAGAGGTCTTAAGggccgttcaatgttgtctcaaGTCGGTGACTCGCTGATGATGCCTCTGGGCTTGATCTATTGTCAAGCTCTCTGGTAGATGGCCAATGACTCCATTCGGACCATATCACATCGACTGAGGAACAGACGAATGGACTCGCAAACAAGTTGTTCTTGACTGAGCCACCTTGACGGTTTGAATGTAACCAACACCTCAGCCTCCCTACTCCAGCTCCGCCATTCACCAACTAACGCCGGGCCGAGTGTTTCTTGCGATGGTACTGAAAAATGGGCGATAATTGAGGCGCAGATATATTGAACTCAACAGGTTCGTGGTCACAATGCAATTTGGAGGTTTTAGTGAGTCTGTGCGAAGGGATCACAGAAGATATCAAACCTTCTTGTGCCACCCCAAGATTCAAGACACGGGAGCAAAGACGGAAAGACGCGGCCAGGCAGCCATTCTTGTAGATTTGAGCCGCACGACTACTTAGTATGCCTGGTCAGTCAGTTCTTGTCAGAGTCTTCAGCAAGTTTAAAGGCTGCAATGTGGCAAATGCCTGGCTGGgcgttggtctggtgctctggcctggcctgACGCCACCTCCAGATGTCCGCCTCCCACTAGCGGCCCTTGCCAGAGCGCCAAGGCCCGCTTAGACATGGGGGGCTTAGGCTGCCTGGCCGCACAGGCACTGTTCAAACCAGTCCAGCACAGAtcagattcaatgttgaccaaccagacgctgaacaccagacctgacacATGCTAGCATTGGGAGCACTCATTCAACTTCGGCCCTCAAACTCCCACCCTCTTTCCCCCCTGCTCTCATtatcgtcttcatcttcacctCTCTGTGCTATCGCCCACGCCTTTCACATTCCATGATCCATGATCGTGGAGGGCGGCTTTGCGAAAGCTCCAGCCATCTTTCATTCTGCTGTACATTATTTCCATGAATTGTTGTCACTCGCTTAACACATGTTTGAAGCTGACGTAGCCCTGTTCACGCCCTTCCTGATCGCGATACTAGCCTCCGAGCCACGACGTCACTGGTTCCCACCTTCACTCGACCATATTTTGCTTCTCTAATATAACTGAAGCCGTGATAGCTGCAATGCCGAGACAATACGTCGTGTTTGGGCGACCCGTCCCGCGATTCACGGCCCGGCGTCTAACCCTGCTGCTACTGGGCTTGTCGATATTTGCCATCACGTTGATATCGACCTTGACCTCTGGCgtcccatcatcaccaagccTCTCTGCCTACGACACCAAAATATCTGTCCCTCATGTCCCGCAAATACCGCACATCGGCGATTCGCTATCGAAGAGCATGCTCAACCCTTTTCGGCAAAAGTCACACCCACCTCCGCACAACGACAAAGACGAATACGCTGGCTCTTcgtggctggctgattggAAGTGGCTCAAGGTTCCCTTCTCCAGTATCATAACGGTCGACGAGGGTAGAGCTCTGCTGCCACCATTGAAACCCCGCCAGCCAGTGTACTGTTACTACGATGCAACGATTAAAAAGACGGCCGAAGAAAAGGACGCTGAAAGCTCGTTGCTTCTTACGTGGAGGAGAGCTTGGTGGGCACAAGGGTTCCGACCCATCATCATTAGCGCGTCTGAGGCCATGAACAACCCTCTCTATGATATCATCCAGAGACTCAACATTGACCCAGACTTCAAGGTAGACCTTATGCGATGGCTTGCTTGGGACACCATGGACGGTGGCATATTAACCCACTACACGCTGCTGCCTGCAGTTCCTAAGGAGGATTCGCTCCTCACTTACCTTCGCCGTGGCGAGTATCCTCATCTAACCCGTTGGAAGGATTTGGACGATGCTCTCTTTACTGGTCATAAAGACCAAATCAAGTCGGCGTTACAGGCGGTGACAAACGCGGATCCTGCAAAGATCAAGGAGGTTAAAACCATCATATCTGCCGTGCCGGACGAAGTTTTCAAGatcgacaaggccaccatGCCGTTAGCAGTGTACACTCCTGCTATCCTGGAGAAGAAGTATACCAAAGTTGCCGACGCCATCAAAAAGAATCGCGCGTCCGGACTCGCTAGTCTCAACAAACTAATTACCACGCACTTGCATGTGGCTTGGCAGAACCGATTTGCCGACGGTATCGAAGTCATCAAACCTTTCCCCGACCACACGAGCACCTTGGTCAGCAATGCTCTGCAACTGGCGAGGGATTTGGCCTCGTGCTCAGATAGCCCGATGCCATCTACTTGTCCACCAAACCTGCCAAGATGCACACCATGCGTTGCTATGTCGCCCATGCCGGTCACAACGCCTAAGAATTTTCACAACACAAGCAAAGTTTTCAGCATCGGCACCGTTCCTCACCCTTGGACCCTGACGTTGGTCAAAGATCTGCGCGAatcgttcaatgtttcttggATCCGTCGAGAATCTCCACGAGACTCTTGGATTCAAGCTGTCACGGACTCCCTGCTGGGAGGAGCTGGTGCCACGACTACTCTGCGATTGGTGCGCCTGAAGGAAGCCGTGGCGGGTGATTATGCTACCGCTCACTCTCTGTGGGTTGCAGCAGAAAAGGACATGCCTTCTGATATGAGCTGGTACTTTGGGTTTGCCATTCCCAAAAAGGGACTGGACAGTGGCCAGGGACAGCCACCTGTCCCTGCGGATCGACTTCCAGgaaaaagcaacaaacagCCTAACAAGAATGATGGCCCAGTAGTTTCGCTCCAGGACAAGGCCGCAGAGCAACCGCTGATTGATCAAGCAAAAAGAGTCATCAGCTTGACCAAATCTACAGACGAAACGAAGCTCCGTGCATCACTAGAGGCTTGGAACATGGCTGATACGGAAATTTGGAAAT
This window contains:
- a CDS encoding polymerase (similar to Colletotrichum fioriniae PJ7 XP_007595911.1), coding for MSSGVRAFLADLAKARESQHTNISRIRRGDSDGEVSLLYSNDLLDEALEIQVLSTDLTSYPQGSSFMIFTSSETCKPNIVSLLERIASSTKGSTLQDVIETLSARLTASFTDMHSDSSDSEGLLDDVYDDEYSASSEVDNFQILESAEESSGDDAFTEPLGYFHSAEELRRLYKDLRLAQKVGFTVGLFPNSPNCLLEAISISIRVSSLAIPSEAMSAWDVKPTDYIVLLVRILTVYPNLDTLLSAPALETCLHLRFGKCELAKPSMESMRLAFGYSPQAKEGSSTSQSTPSRFAQVYMSNSIDILLKNSFTTLLKLRREHGFTWDDAQGIFNDFTGRVASQIAVEHTNKSARHEVPISTHVPSSLQHDFALGDEANVSFPLVAMQFALRHFCKCTEYCMVCHLKLDNEFETLKPYVCSKDLCLFQYLSLGLGPNIEHEVISNPYVVDLLISFFYAGESQQSTRAFPRGLALKVPVVQHMVPHLEIETNLQSEEFWIRQARNEPEHVDVRKRIRDGDWFVMFIKNMGYVEKRICRVSAVLEDGCRFSFESINVVKEPTEKGEVVAEIDMAESEIAAQALKRSVNNSDETRRPGFIFPYEHDPDDLDGDQRALALTTLLDGMPTVLEMRDFLLAEPGRLLSSWKRMNRSALSLIRWIVASNTSYIVQDSPVTSGNPQPDGCCEIKPTSPDTALTSNMIRPLDDGWVQFRFAQGSPEKEFTFLKILRELKSKATSPEKPPSLFVWHGSPLGNWHSIIRTGLDFQDTRHGRACGNGVYFSSDQSVSMGYTGASNSGPKTPYSPVWRSSEMRIASAMSICEIVNKPEDFVCSSTCFVVDKTDWIQCRYLLVLVNPTPDALKSPLFAPSGPRCPGYLEQDPKHPIRSKTGSPPMQIPMSAISMARRQEALGATLTMSNAEMDSITTAIEDEANEWERRASGDDLNILLEAVRTDTPAKGEKRERSISRKTSWQDPESSAPPYKSPKLSADTGIDDSNTTNVLAVTSDKSKFQPGTLDYTTLPRLPPPSWAVSSPMALRTLNRELKQIHSIQERNEAASLGWYVDTSVIDNLFQWIVQFHSFDSTLPLAADMKSRGIDSIVLELRFGSNFPMSPPFARIIRPRFLPFLEGGGGYVTAGGAICSEMLTNSGWSPALSIESVLLQIRLGLCDTERPAKLDRNCGNMTEYGIGEAIDAYARAANSHGWKIPEDLKTIHIGWGELTPSMGVGSPYIGVG